The following are from one region of the Streptomyces sp. L2 genome:
- a CDS encoding C40 family peptidase: MRPGKRGIFAVAVAMVSAVTVVAASGTAFTTPGPVPAPPPAAPTSSIVPQANLEDVRKRLDKLYHDAAVATDAYDAAEEASKTQGARIAELSGRIATAQRKLAILKDRAGAAARSQYRTGGLPPTAELLLSDDPQQFLDGAGRVLQGQRATQNLLGEMTRTEKDLRRYAAAASAQWKRLEADRVAKAAAKKAVQRQIDEAKRLESRLEKREKERLAKLEQEAALRAQTIWLGTGILKKVRGKASAQGEEAVQYATAQLGKPYVWGAEGPASFDCSGLTSQAWSAAGHPIPRTSQEQWKQLKHVDVKDMRPGDLIIYFGDASHVAMYVGDGAIIHAPRPGRTVTVAGAGSMPILGVVRPDA; encoded by the coding sequence ATGAGACCGGGCAAGCGTGGCATCTTCGCGGTGGCCGTCGCCATGGTGAGCGCGGTCACCGTGGTAGCGGCATCGGGCACAGCCTTCACGACTCCCGGCCCCGTACCGGCACCGCCCCCCGCCGCCCCCACGTCCTCGATCGTCCCGCAAGCGAATCTGGAGGACGTCCGTAAGCGGCTCGACAAGCTCTACCACGACGCCGCTGTCGCCACGGACGCCTACGACGCCGCTGAGGAGGCGTCCAAGACGCAGGGAGCGCGAATCGCCGAGCTGTCCGGGAGGATCGCCACGGCGCAGCGGAAGCTGGCCATCCTGAAGGACCGGGCCGGTGCGGCGGCCCGGTCCCAGTACCGCACCGGTGGTCTGCCGCCCACGGCCGAGCTGCTGCTCAGCGACGACCCGCAGCAGTTTCTGGACGGGGCCGGCCGGGTGCTGCAGGGCCAGCGGGCGACGCAGAACCTGCTCGGCGAAATGACCCGCACAGAGAAGGACTTACGGCGATACGCCGCAGCTGCCTCCGCACAGTGGAAGCGGCTGGAGGCCGACCGCGTGGCCAAGGCTGCCGCCAAGAAGGCAGTCCAGCGGCAGATCGACGAGGCGAAAAGGCTCGAGTCCCGGCTGGAGAAGAGGGAGAAGGAGAGGCTCGCCAAGCTGGAGCAGGAGGCCGCCCTGCGCGCGCAGACGATCTGGCTGGGCACCGGCATCCTCAAGAAGGTCCGCGGCAAGGCGTCCGCGCAGGGCGAGGAGGCGGTGCAGTACGCCACGGCGCAGCTCGGCAAGCCGTACGTGTGGGGCGCGGAGGGGCCGGCCTCCTTCGACTGCTCGGGCCTGACCTCCCAGGCGTGGTCGGCGGCCGGCCATCCCATTCCGCGCACCTCGCAGGAGCAGTGGAAGCAGCTCAAGCACGTCGACGTGAAGGACATGCGCCCCGGCGACCTCATCATCTACTTCGGCGACGCCAGTCACGTCGCGATGTACGTCGGCGACGGCGCGATCATCCACGCCCCGCGTCCCGGCCGGACGGTGACGGTCGCGGGGGCGGGCTCCATGCCGATCCTGGGGGTCGTCCGACCGGACGCCTGA
- a CDS encoding phosphopantetheine-binding protein — protein sequence MAESGSLVADGAVPSEPSVREEIARIIGEVLRLDDVAPDDDFFALGGHSLTASQVSSRIQRSLGVEVPLSVFFEQPTVLGLTTYVMTDGSTAPGPAA from the coding sequence ATGGCTGAGAGCGGCTCCTTAGTCGCGGACGGCGCCGTGCCGTCCGAGCCGTCCGTGCGGGAGGAGATAGCCCGGATCATCGGGGAAGTCCTCCGGCTCGACGACGTCGCACCCGATGACGATTTCTTCGCCCTGGGCGGGCACTCCCTGACAGCGTCGCAAGTCAGCTCTCGGATCCAGCGGTCCCTGGGCGTCGAAGTGCCCCTGTCCGTCTTCTTCGAGCAACCCACCGTCCTCGGGCTCACCACCTACGTCATGACCGACGGCAGCACCGCACCAGGGCCGGCGGCGTGA
- a CDS encoding AAA family ATPase, whose protein sequence is MELVDRADQLAELERLARHAQGGTSGVVVIEDSCGSGKTALLSAWTSQERLRGTRVLAARCSAAERDSPFGAIRQLFQGTPAALHVPAPSRAAAPPSTLFEPFEALCQMIRALGEDQAVVLAVDDLDLCDEQSAQWLGYATRRLDGLPTLLVATSTAAGTGTPTPGGRLGSGLVLDHPRSHRMVLPALTADGIDRLLRRTFGALPHPGPPGACLTDAGFSDTLRTVTGGNPRLVRDLLNALRGSQATAGAWSRDGLAALARHSRLRMTHTLVHREPTETVLFARVAAVLGEGADPNLVASLTGFDERAAAVALQDLKRIGAVSADAPGIVFSDAALREALENEVKPAERSALRIRAARSSHAAGATNEQVAGHLLLVSEPMAESWVIPALRAAAADALRRSAPEDAVAYLRRGLRQPVCEEERERLLSELGRGLLYRDPAVACRYLSEALATAANPARRARQAALLSTAHLLCGRLGAAVDVLLDTGAGLRSTVTAAEETGTGPLAGQEIDALLHVQWTLARAAGAQHRLPDAGDSSIQPLVRAAPQSTAGDEAQRLGVQALQATLAGQSASRTRTLAIQAFRSGLLVREGCAELAFFVALGLVCTDDLAEAERIFNEIASDAGRTGARVLLAAAALGRSMVHHRRGQIPEALAAVAPAVDELFELPAGCFRASAAAHMITVLLDCGRREEAAALAGATAGITGAGDMDGWESAVLSLAEGRLRAASGDPQGALTHVLECGRRLESQSLANPALLTWRSDAALLHAALGEPGPAHRLADEEVRLAERWGTPRAVGQALWALGVVTGGEAGRRALAAAVAHQEAAGARLELARTLIDYGAAQIAAGDLSQGRAHLRRAVDVAHQCGAVTLAERGLAELTNSGARPRAMGSDRWSALTSGELRVARLAASGARNREIAARLHVTSRAVERHLTSAYRKLGVSGRAGLKDALGRVHG, encoded by the coding sequence GTGGAACTGGTCGACCGCGCCGATCAGCTCGCTGAGCTGGAACGTCTGGCCCGCCACGCGCAGGGGGGAACAAGTGGCGTGGTGGTCATCGAGGATTCTTGCGGCTCAGGGAAGACGGCCCTGCTCAGCGCATGGACCAGTCAGGAACGCCTGCGCGGCACGCGGGTTCTGGCTGCCCGCTGTTCCGCCGCCGAGCGAGACTCACCATTCGGCGCGATACGCCAGCTCTTCCAGGGAACTCCGGCGGCCCTCCATGTTCCCGCGCCAAGCCGCGCCGCGGCTCCGCCCTCCACCCTGTTCGAGCCCTTCGAAGCTCTCTGCCAGATGATCCGGGCACTGGGAGAGGACCAAGCGGTGGTCCTCGCCGTAGACGACCTGGATCTGTGCGACGAACAGTCCGCCCAGTGGTTGGGCTATGCCACACGGCGGCTTGACGGCTTGCCCACTCTCCTCGTAGCCACCTCAACCGCGGCCGGGACCGGCACGCCCACTCCTGGCGGCCGATTAGGCAGCGGCCTGGTACTGGACCACCCCCGATCCCACCGCATGGTGCTGCCTGCCCTCACCGCGGACGGCATAGACCGGCTGCTCAGGCGCACTTTCGGGGCACTGCCTCACCCAGGGCCCCCCGGTGCTTGCCTGACCGACGCAGGCTTCTCCGACACCTTGCGGACGGTCACTGGCGGCAACCCGCGGCTGGTGCGCGACCTGCTGAATGCGCTGCGCGGCTCTCAGGCCACTGCCGGAGCCTGGTCGCGGGATGGACTCGCCGCACTGGCGCGGCACTCACGTCTGCGAATGACACATACCCTGGTTCACCGGGAGCCGACGGAGACGGTCCTGTTCGCCCGGGTGGCAGCGGTCCTCGGCGAAGGCGCCGATCCGAACCTGGTGGCCTCCCTGACCGGCTTCGACGAGCGAGCCGCCGCCGTGGCTCTCCAGGACCTCAAGCGCATCGGAGCGGTATCGGCCGACGCTCCCGGCATCGTCTTCAGCGACGCGGCACTGCGGGAAGCGCTGGAGAACGAGGTCAAGCCGGCCGAGCGGTCCGCGCTCCGGATCCGTGCCGCCCGGTCGAGCCATGCCGCGGGCGCCACGAACGAGCAGGTGGCCGGGCATCTGCTGCTCGTCTCGGAGCCGATGGCCGAGTCGTGGGTGATTCCCGCCCTACGCGCCGCCGCGGCAGACGCGCTCCGCCGCTCCGCCCCAGAGGATGCCGTGGCCTACCTGCGTCGCGGGCTGCGCCAACCTGTGTGCGAGGAGGAGCGCGAGCGGCTGCTTTCGGAACTCGGCCGCGGGCTGCTCTACCGCGATCCGGCCGTCGCCTGCCGGTACCTCAGTGAGGCGCTGGCCACCGCCGCGAACCCCGCCCGGCGGGCCCGGCAAGCGGCGTTACTCTCCACCGCTCACCTGCTTTGCGGGAGACTCGGCGCGGCCGTCGACGTGCTGCTGGACACCGGAGCCGGCCTGCGGTCGACGGTCACGGCCGCCGAGGAGACAGGCACCGGTCCGCTCGCGGGCCAGGAGATCGACGCACTGCTCCATGTCCAGTGGACGCTGGCCCGGGCCGCTGGAGCACAGCACCGGCTGCCCGATGCGGGAGATTCCTCGATACAGCCCCTCGTGCGGGCCGCGCCGCAGAGCACGGCGGGCGACGAGGCCCAGCGGCTGGGCGTTCAGGCGCTGCAGGCGACGCTGGCCGGGCAATCCGCCTCGCGTACCCGGACGTTGGCCATCCAGGCCTTCCGCAGCGGCCTGCTGGTTCGCGAAGGCTGTGCCGAGCTCGCGTTCTTCGTGGCACTCGGCTTGGTCTGCACCGATGATCTGGCCGAGGCGGAGCGGATCTTCAACGAGATCGCGAGTGACGCCGGCAGAACCGGTGCGCGCGTCCTGCTGGCTGCGGCCGCGCTCGGACGTTCGATGGTGCACCACCGCCGTGGGCAGATACCGGAGGCGTTGGCAGCCGTGGCTCCGGCGGTGGACGAACTCTTCGAACTGCCGGCCGGCTGTTTCCGCGCGAGTGCCGCCGCGCACATGATCACCGTTTTACTGGACTGCGGCCGGCGTGAGGAAGCGGCTGCCCTCGCAGGTGCCACGGCCGGGATCACTGGTGCCGGCGACATGGACGGCTGGGAAAGTGCCGTACTGAGCCTGGCCGAAGGGCGGCTGAGGGCGGCGTCCGGGGACCCGCAGGGTGCGCTGACACACGTTCTGGAGTGCGGACGCCGGCTGGAGTCGCAGTCGCTGGCGAATCCGGCATTGCTGACGTGGCGGTCCGACGCCGCGCTCCTTCATGCCGCACTCGGCGAGCCGGGGCCGGCCCACCGCCTGGCTGATGAAGAAGTGCGGCTCGCCGAACGCTGGGGCACGCCGCGGGCTGTGGGCCAGGCGTTGTGGGCGCTGGGCGTCGTCACCGGTGGCGAGGCAGGCCGGCGCGCGCTGGCAGCCGCGGTCGCACATCAGGAAGCAGCCGGCGCCCGGCTCGAACTGGCCCGTACTCTGATCGATTACGGGGCGGCGCAGATAGCCGCAGGGGACCTGAGCCAGGGACGGGCCCATTTGCGTCGCGCGGTGGACGTGGCGCATCAGTGCGGAGCGGTGACGTTGGCCGAGCGCGGCTTGGCCGAACTGACCAACTCGGGTGCCCGGCCCCGCGCCATGGGGAGCGACCGCTGGTCCGCTCTCACCTCGGGCGAGCTCCGGGTCGCTCGGCTGGCCGCCTCAGGCGCCCGGAACCGGGAGATCGCGGCACGGCTGCACGTCACCTCGCGTGCCGTGGAGCGCCATCTGACAAGTGCGTACCGCAAACTCGGAGTCTCCGGCCGGGCAGGACTCAAGGACGCCCTCGGTCGCGTTCACGGCTGA
- a CDS encoding SidA/IucD/PvdA family monooxygenase, with protein MSEETEPYDLIGVGIDAFGASLAALAEPAPDLRVLFLERQPRFQWGPGVRLDSGHPCISMLADLVTLADPTSRWSFLAYLHTRERLYPFLSLRRFHISRMEYDHYCRWVVRSLPACAFGQSVRSIHWSEEDGLFHVEHTDPDGRSAVRRAVNVVLGTGGGLPKHGPECILPHCADAVAGDVSDPFHASVTDRCLPLSRPDFLDPMVPFIEWDDLGRFRVDSTLRAALAPWIRGSLFVHTAALHLDGSGRPDLGQAARGGATIINTLLGREHYDMPGPGAPVPVTTAFPQELGGDRGRRPAAVVD; from the coding sequence ATGAGTGAAGAAACTGAGCCCTATGACCTGATCGGCGTGGGGATCGATGCGTTCGGCGCGAGCCTTGCCGCTCTGGCCGAACCTGCGCCCGACCTCCGTGTTCTTTTCCTTGAGAGGCAGCCGCGCTTCCAGTGGGGGCCAGGGGTGCGCCTGGACTCTGGGCACCCCTGCATTTCTATGCTGGCGGACCTGGTAACCCTTGCAGACCCCACCAGCAGATGGTCGTTCCTCGCGTACCTGCACACACGCGAGCGCTTGTACCCTTTTCTGTCGCTGCGGCGTTTCCATATCTCCCGTATGGAATACGACCACTATTGCCGATGGGTCGTCAGATCCCTGCCCGCCTGCGCTTTTGGCCAGTCGGTCCGGTCGATCCACTGGAGCGAGGAGGATGGGCTCTTTCACGTCGAGCACACGGATCCAGACGGCCGAAGTGCCGTACGCCGAGCCGTCAACGTTGTGCTCGGTACAGGGGGCGGGCTCCCGAAGCACGGGCCGGAGTGCATCCTTCCGCACTGTGCCGATGCGGTGGCCGGTGATGTCAGTGACCCGTTTCACGCAAGCGTGACGGACCGATGCCTGCCGCTCTCGCGTCCCGATTTCCTCGACCCCATGGTGCCCTTCATCGAATGGGACGACCTGGGCCGTTTCCGAGTCGACTCCACCCTCCGTGCCGCCCTCGCACCCTGGATCCGCGGATCGTTGTTCGTACATACCGCAGCGCTGCACCTCGACGGTTCTGGCCGTCCCGACCTTGGCCAGGCGGCCCGGGGCGGCGCGACCATCATCAACACGTTGCTCGGTCGCGAGCACTACGACATGCCCGGCCCCGGGGCGCCCGTGCCTGTGACGACGGCCTTTCCTCAGGAGCTCGGAGGCGATAGGGGAAGGAGACCGGCCGCTGTGGTCGACTAA
- a CDS encoding beta-ketoacyl synthase N-terminal-like domain-containing protein, with amino-acid sequence MNDFHADTDIAVIGMACRLPDANTPDEFWANLVAGVDSVRPIPVEERRSWGEDETTAADPRYVPAHGLVDGVGDFDADFFGYTPRDAAVLNPQHQIFLECAWEAMEHAGYHPADVPGPVGMYAGAGRNGYGRIVLERPDLLPGVDVMAATIANEPEHLCTQVSYRLGLTGPSVTVQTACSSSLVAIHEAGRALLAGDCDMALAGGITIRLPRVGYRHQEGGTMSPDGRCRTFSSDAKGIVAGDGAGIVVLRRLQDALDDGDTVHAVLLGSAVNNDGRERAGYTAPGMRGQTEVIRLAHMAAGVAPESIGYVEAHGTGTPVGDPIEVAALTKAFASPATRPGSIRLGAAKTNIGHTDTAAGVAGLIKATLALENQFVPGNLNFKEPNPRIDFASGPFTVPTAGADWTAAEDQPRRAGVSSFGIGGTNAHAVLQEAPRRPAMSDTWPVHILPLAARTPTALDAMAERLAAHLAGHPEQPLADVAHTLQTGRQAFPYRHFVVCADHASAVAALTTPPSAGQGTVAAAHPPVVFSLPGSDVPARELTDELAAVFPAVRAAADECAAALSGQDTDAGALFTLQYALGRLWRDWGVRPDAWRAEGAGELVVACLSGAIDLATAARLLPGQDGQKHAIDAQGHTETAGSVVVRLPETGTDGAVAALLTAAGRLWQAGTPVDWRAMACGTRRHRVPLPTYPFERRHVAIRPAAPVLAETTAIAGDERTAPAETAAPAEQPKSVAERLSALFQQVLGAGDDTADFFELGGDSLAAVQLVALIEETFGVTPPVDVVFDAPAVPDLAAVIEGLLAEAAAEAS; translated from the coding sequence ATGAACGACTTCCACGCAGACACCGACATCGCCGTGATCGGCATGGCGTGCCGGTTACCGGACGCCAACACACCCGACGAGTTCTGGGCCAACCTGGTCGCCGGCGTCGACTCGGTCCGTCCCATCCCGGTCGAGGAGCGCCGGTCCTGGGGCGAGGACGAGACCACCGCGGCGGACCCCCGTTACGTACCGGCGCACGGCCTGGTCGACGGTGTGGGCGACTTCGACGCCGACTTCTTCGGCTACACGCCCAGGGACGCGGCCGTGCTCAACCCGCAGCACCAGATCTTCCTGGAGTGCGCCTGGGAGGCCATGGAACACGCCGGGTACCACCCCGCGGACGTTCCCGGCCCGGTAGGCATGTACGCGGGTGCCGGACGCAACGGCTACGGCAGGATCGTGCTCGAACGCCCGGACCTCCTGCCCGGTGTGGACGTCATGGCCGCGACGATCGCCAACGAGCCCGAGCACCTGTGCACCCAGGTCTCCTACCGGCTCGGGCTGACCGGCCCCAGCGTCACCGTGCAGACGGCCTGCTCGTCGTCGCTGGTCGCGATCCACGAGGCGGGCCGGGCCCTGCTCGCCGGGGACTGCGACATGGCGCTGGCCGGCGGCATCACCATCCGGCTGCCCCGGGTCGGCTACCGCCACCAGGAGGGCGGCACCATGTCGCCGGACGGCCGCTGCCGCACCTTCTCCTCCGACGCCAAGGGCATCGTCGCGGGCGACGGCGCCGGCATCGTGGTGCTGCGCCGCCTGCAGGACGCCCTCGACGACGGCGACACCGTCCACGCGGTGCTGCTCGGCTCCGCCGTGAACAACGACGGCCGCGAGCGGGCCGGGTACACCGCGCCGGGGATGCGCGGCCAGACGGAAGTGATCCGACTGGCGCACATGGCCGCGGGCGTCGCACCGGAGAGCATCGGCTACGTCGAGGCGCACGGCACCGGCACCCCGGTCGGCGACCCGATCGAGGTGGCCGCACTGACCAAGGCCTTCGCCTCTCCCGCCACCCGCCCGGGCAGCATCCGGCTCGGCGCGGCGAAGACCAACATCGGCCACACGGACACCGCCGCCGGCGTCGCCGGCCTGATCAAGGCGACGCTGGCGCTGGAGAACCAGTTCGTGCCGGGCAACCTGAACTTCAAGGAGCCCAACCCCCGCATCGACTTCGCGTCCGGGCCGTTCACGGTGCCGACCGCGGGAGCCGACTGGACCGCGGCCGAGGACCAGCCGCGCCGCGCCGGAGTGAGCTCGTTCGGCATCGGCGGCACCAACGCCCACGCGGTGCTGCAGGAGGCCCCCCGCCGCCCCGCGATGTCCGACACCTGGCCGGTACACATCCTTCCGCTGGCGGCGCGTACCCCGACGGCGCTGGACGCGATGGCCGAACGGCTCGCCGCTCACCTCGCCGGCCACCCCGAGCAGCCGCTGGCCGACGTCGCCCATACCTTGCAGACAGGCCGTCAGGCCTTCCCCTACCGGCACTTCGTCGTGTGCGCCGACCACGCGTCCGCCGTGGCGGCGCTGACGACTCCTCCGTCGGCCGGCCAGGGCACGGTCGCGGCGGCCCACCCGCCGGTGGTCTTCAGCCTGCCCGGCTCGGACGTACCGGCTCGTGAGCTGACCGACGAACTGGCGGCCGTGTTCCCCGCCGTCCGGGCGGCGGCGGACGAGTGCGCCGCCGCCCTGAGCGGTCAGGACACCGACGCCGGCGCGCTGTTCACGCTGCAGTACGCCCTGGGCCGACTGTGGCGGGACTGGGGGGTGCGGCCCGATGCGTGGCGTGCCGAAGGTGCCGGTGAGCTGGTCGTCGCCTGCCTGTCCGGCGCGATCGACCTGGCGACCGCGGCACGTCTGCTCCCCGGGCAGGACGGCCAGAAGCACGCGATCGACGCCCAGGGGCACACGGAGACGGCCGGCTCGGTGGTGGTGCGCCTGCCCGAGACCGGCACCGACGGTGCCGTGGCGGCTCTCCTGACGGCGGCCGGACGGCTGTGGCAGGCCGGGACCCCGGTGGACTGGCGGGCGATGGCATGCGGCACGCGTCGTCACCGGGTGCCGCTGCCGACGTATCCGTTCGAGCGCCGGCACGTCGCGATCCGGCCGGCGGCTCCGGTCCTGGCCGAGACCACGGCCATCGCCGGCGACGAGCGGACCGCGCCGGCCGAGACCGCGGCGCCCGCCGAGCAGCCGAAATCCGTCGCCGAGCGATTGAGCGCCCTGTTCCAGCAGGTGCTCGGGGCCGGAGACGACACCGCGGACTTCTTCGAACTCGGCGGCGACTCACTCGCCGCGGTGCAGCTCGTCGCGCTGATCGAGGAGACCTTCGGGGTGACGCCCCCCGTCGACGTGGTGTTCGACGCGCCGGCCGTACCGGATCTGGCCGCGGTCATCGAGGGCCTGCTCGCCGAGGCCGCCGCGGAGGCGTCGTGA
- a CDS encoding non-ribosomal peptide synthetase: MTAATGTSAPSPLSSAQERLWFLWQLRPDGDEYNVPAITRLQGPLNMAALRHAIGRLAERHQVLRAVFPMVDGAPGMCVTDRAVETVMVDLSTTPQAEREAELRALVSAAALAPFDLVNGPVFRSTVIRVAPDDHVLVLALHHIIVDGWSLGVIDQELAALYNAALKGEAEPPVAPAVQYQEHIRAEREMLEGTRGRDALEFWRGQLDGAPAHSSLAGDRPYRAADYAGGIRGADLPAPLCSGVQALGRSHRVTRFLTLLAAYAALLHRITGDTDIVIGVPVSGRTSLQVERVVGLFVNMLPIRVRVDAATTFADLLGRVREAFVAAHAYQDLPFQQVVEVLRPQRAQGRHPVFQNVFAYEEPAPLGSGLSGLTASNVSLPMDTAKFELTLHVEWFGEHARAAFGYQKAVFDDATALRLAERYRTLLTDAVAAPETPVSRLRLLGPDEERALLADWPAGGPGTTGRVDRAVERQVLTRPDAPAVRDSTRALSYGELDRDARLVAGALRSLGTPRQAVVATCLPRGVELITAQLGILKARDAYLPLDPAHPAGRLAAIVNEARPALVITDREHTAVFADSGVTVRTLDELLAEDCAGEPPEPANDPTDLAYVIYTSGSTGRPKGVMVEHGSLYGELDWYRTEFALAPGDRTALVAAPGFDAAVLDTWAALTAGATLEIPPASAPTDPVELRDWLLERRITGAVLPTPLVTELARLDWPADTPLRYVMAGGDRLPPITAPLPFRLVNGYGPTECTVCATAGTVPTGPHATELPPIGRPVNGVTAYVLDPDMRLSPAGVPGELYLGGPCVARGYLGRPDLTAERFVPDPYGPEPGARLYRTGDRVRWRSDGTLDFLGRTDRQVKIRGFRIEPGEIEQAVLDLPGIGEALVEAVVAAGEQELVAYVVPAGPEASGHPAGPLDTAAMRELLGRRLPAYMVPRQFVVVESFARTVNGKIDRAALPAVAPSPVGRPPRTPMERTVAEVWADVLGHTAIGVDDNFFDVGGHSMRLVVVQRRLAARLEHAVRIVDLYEHPTVASLARYLDGTAAGDSAASAQTSGPQAAGQQRIQGTTRLRALRARNRQAETKTR, encoded by the coding sequence GTGACGGCGGCGACCGGGACCAGCGCCCCGTCACCGCTCTCCTCCGCACAGGAACGCCTGTGGTTCCTCTGGCAGTTACGGCCGGACGGCGACGAATACAACGTGCCGGCGATCACACGCTTACAGGGCCCTCTGAACATGGCCGCGCTGCGTCACGCCATAGGGCGCCTCGCCGAACGGCACCAGGTGCTGCGCGCGGTGTTTCCCATGGTGGACGGTGCTCCCGGGATGTGCGTCACCGACCGCGCGGTCGAGACCGTCATGGTCGATCTGAGCACAACGCCGCAGGCTGAGCGGGAAGCGGAACTGCGCGCGCTGGTGTCCGCTGCCGCCCTCGCCCCGTTCGACCTGGTGAACGGACCCGTCTTCCGGTCCACGGTGATCCGCGTCGCTCCCGACGACCACGTCCTCGTGCTGGCGCTCCATCACATCATCGTCGACGGCTGGTCGTTGGGCGTCATCGACCAGGAGCTGGCGGCCTTGTACAACGCCGCTCTCAAGGGCGAGGCCGAACCGCCGGTCGCGCCGGCCGTGCAGTACCAGGAGCACATACGGGCCGAGCGTGAGATGCTTGAGGGAACCAGGGGCCGCGACGCCCTGGAGTTCTGGCGCGGTCAGCTGGACGGTGCCCCGGCTCACTCCTCACTCGCCGGAGACCGGCCGTACCGGGCGGCCGACTACGCGGGCGGGATACGCGGCGCGGACCTCCCGGCGCCGCTGTGCTCAGGTGTCCAGGCCCTCGGCCGCAGCCACCGGGTGACACGGTTCCTCACTCTTCTGGCCGCGTACGCGGCGCTGCTGCACAGGATCACCGGTGACACCGACATCGTCATCGGCGTCCCCGTCAGCGGCCGCACCTCGCTGCAGGTCGAGCGGGTCGTCGGGCTCTTCGTCAACATGCTGCCGATACGGGTGCGCGTCGACGCGGCCACCACCTTCGCCGACCTGCTCGGCCGGGTGCGGGAAGCCTTCGTCGCCGCGCACGCCTACCAGGACCTGCCGTTCCAGCAGGTGGTGGAGGTGCTGCGGCCTCAGCGTGCGCAAGGGCGGCACCCCGTCTTCCAGAACGTCTTCGCCTACGAGGAGCCGGCCCCGCTCGGCTCCGGCCTCTCCGGGCTCACCGCGTCGAACGTCAGCCTGCCCATGGACACGGCGAAGTTCGAACTCACCCTGCACGTGGAGTGGTTCGGCGAGCACGCGCGCGCCGCGTTCGGCTACCAGAAGGCGGTGTTCGACGACGCGACAGCCTTGCGGCTCGCCGAGCGCTACCGCACGTTGCTGACCGATGCCGTCGCGGCGCCGGAGACCCCCGTCTCGCGGTTGCGCCTCCTCGGCCCGGACGAGGAACGCGCCCTGCTGGCGGACTGGCCCGCGGGCGGGCCCGGAACGACGGGGCGGGTGGACCGTGCCGTCGAACGCCAGGTCCTCACACGCCCCGACGCGCCGGCCGTGCGCGACTCCACGAGGGCGCTGAGTTACGGCGAACTCGACCGGGACGCGCGTCTGGTCGCCGGCGCGTTGCGATCGCTGGGGACTCCGCGACAGGCCGTCGTGGCCACATGCCTGCCCCGCGGAGTGGAGCTGATCACCGCGCAGTTGGGGATCCTCAAGGCCCGGGACGCCTATCTGCCGCTCGATCCCGCACACCCCGCGGGCCGGCTGGCCGCCATCGTGAACGAGGCCCGTCCCGCACTGGTGATCACCGACCGGGAGCACACCGCGGTGTTCGCCGACAGCGGTGTCACAGTACGCACGCTCGACGAGCTCCTGGCGGAGGACTGCGCCGGCGAACCGCCGGAGCCGGCAAACGACCCGACCGACCTGGCCTACGTGATTTACACATCAGGTTCCACGGGGCGCCCAAAGGGCGTAATGGTCGAGCACGGCTCGCTGTACGGAGAACTCGACTGGTATCGCACCGAGTTCGCTCTCGCCCCGGGCGACCGCACGGCCTTGGTGGCCGCGCCCGGCTTCGACGCCGCGGTGCTCGACACCTGGGCCGCTCTCACCGCCGGCGCCACCCTGGAGATCCCGCCGGCGTCGGCCCCGACGGACCCGGTGGAACTGCGGGACTGGCTGCTCGAACGCCGGATCACCGGCGCCGTCCTGCCCACCCCCCTGGTCACCGAACTCGCCCGGCTCGACTGGCCGGCCGACACGCCGCTGCGGTATGTGATGGCCGGTGGCGACCGGCTCCCACCGATCACCGCACCCCTTCCGTTCCGCCTGGTGAACGGGTACGGCCCCACCGAATGCACCGTCTGCGCGACCGCGGGCACGGTGCCCACCGGGCCGCACGCCACGGAGCTGCCGCCGATCGGACGGCCGGTGAACGGCGTCACGGCCTACGTCCTCGACCCCGACATGAGGTTGAGCCCGGCGGGCGTGCCGGGGGAGCTGTACCTGGGCGGCCCGTGTGTGGCCCGAGGCTACCTCGGCCGGCCGGACCTGACCGCCGAGCGATTCGTGCCCGATCCCTACGGCCCCGAGCCGGGGGCACGCCTGTACCGCACCGGCGACCGCGTCCGCTGGCGTTCGGACGGCACACTGGACTTCCTCGGCCGCACCGACCGGCAGGTGAAGATCCGGGGATTCAGGATCGAGCCGGGAGAGATCGAGCAGGCCGTGCTCGATCTCCCGGGCATCGGCGAGGCCCTGGTCGAAGCGGTCGTAGCCGCGGGCGAACAGGAACTGGTCGCCTATGTCGTGCCGGCCGGGCCGGAAGCGTCCGGGCACCCGGCCGGCCCCCTCGACACGGCGGCGATGCGTGAGCTGCTCGGCCGGCGGCTGCCGGCCTACATGGTGCCGCGACAGTTCGTCGTGGTGGAGTCCTTCGCACGCACCGTGAACGGCAAGATCGACCGAGCGGCCCTGCCGGCAGTGGCGCCGTCACCAGTGGGGCGACCGCCCCGGACCCCCATGGAACGCACGGTCGCCGAGGTATGGGCCGACGTGCTCGGGCACACCGCGATCGGTGTCGACGACAACTTCTTCGACGTCGGCGGACACTCCATGCGGCTCGTCGTCGTGCAACGGCGGCTCGCCGCACGACTGGAGCACGCCGTGCGGATCGTCGACCTCTACGAACACCCGACCGTGGCGTCACTCGCCCGGTACCTCGACGGCACGGCCGCCGGCGACAGTGCGGCCTCGGCTCAGACATCAGGGCCCCAAGCGGCGGGCCAGCAGCGAATACAAGGCACCACACGGCTCCGGGCGCTGCGCGCCAGGAACCGTCAGGCGGAGACGAAAACACGATGA